A window from Salvia miltiorrhiza cultivar Shanhuang (shh) chromosome 2, IMPLAD_Smil_shh, whole genome shotgun sequence encodes these proteins:
- the LOC131010919 gene encoding heavy metal-associated isoprenylated plant protein 24-like — MGVEGTFDYIADLISSTKRKKRKQLNTVDLKVRMDCEGCGERVKNVLSSMKGAKSVTVDWKQQKATVYGFVDAKKVLKKAKSTGKKSEPWPYVPYGLIAHPYASGVYDKKAPANHVRGTDEPGVGTLNPVEEKYALMFSDDNPHACAIM, encoded by the exons atgggAGTTGAAGGAACATTTGATTACATAGCTGATTTGATAAGCAGCACAAAGAGGAAGAAGAGAAAGCAGCTCAACACTGTTGATCTCAAAGTTAGAATGgattgtgaaggctgtggagagagAGTCAAGAATGTGCTCTCTAGCATGAAAg GAGCAAAATCAGTGACTGTAGACTGGAAACAACAAAAGGCAACGGTGTACGGATTTGTGGATGCTAAGAAGGTATTGAAGAAGGCGAAGTCGACGGGGAAGAAGTCGGAGCCATGGCCGTATGTTCCATATGGCCTCATCGCTCATCCTTACGCTAGTGGCGTCTACGACAAGAAAGCGCCGGCCAATCACGTGCGCGGCACCGACGAGCCCGGCGTCGGTACCCTAAACCCCGTGGAGGAGAAGTATGCTCTCATGTTCAGCGACGACAACCCCCACGCTTGCGCGATCATGTAG